In the Deltaproteobacteria bacterium genome, TCACCAAAAGAGCCGTCCCGGTCAAGGTCATCGGGCTTTCGGTCTCCATCAGAGTCAAGGGCATCAACGATTCCGGTCATCGCCGGGGACCCAGACCCCCCGGCCCCGATCGTAAAAGCCAACAGGAACCCTGAATCCCACATCAAAGCCGAGGAAGTTGTCGACCCAGGTGACAATGGGCTCCTCGAACCTGACCCTCTCTGCCCCATCCACACAGAGCTCCACACAGTAGGTGAAAGCAGAGCTCGGGGGAAGCCTTGCAGGCATCGACTCAGGGGTTGGGTATTCCGTGGCCCTGACAGTGATCGTCGTGAGTTCCCCAAGGACCTGGCCCTCTGTGTCTGTCTCATAGGCCCGGTTGTCCCCGGTAAAGACCAGGCTGCAGGAGCGCCTGCCAAACTCGTCTGTCACCTCTGAGCTCTCATGGATATAGACCGTGTCCGGGTTGCCGTCAAGGCTGATCTCTGTTGAGACCGGGTCCTCCCCGATCATCACGACAGTCTCGGAAACGGCAATCTCGCTGCAGGGAACATAGACCCTCCTGTGAAGGGTGAGATAGCCCTCCCTTTGATAGATGATAGTGAGGACTCCCCCGCCCTCAACAGGGATCGAGAATCGGCCGCGGGTGTCCGTGAGGGCTGTTCCGTATTCGGGGTGGTCAAGAATCCCAACCGAGACGGCCTCTATGGGAACACCACCCGAGTCTCTTACCAGACCCGTAATCAGGGAGAAACGCCCCGGTTCATATGATCCAACCGTGGCATCTGGTGGGATGAGGTCCTGGTACTGCTTGCCAAATGAGCCCTCAGGCTGAGGCTCCACATCTGCTGCCACAAAGATAGATGCCTGATCCCTTGCCGTGCCTCCCGGACCTGTCGCAGTGATGGTGTAGGTCGTTGTGCGCCTGGGCGAGACCGTTGCCCGCCCACTCGGCCCCACAGGACCAAGCCCAGGCTCGATAAGGCAGCCCTCGGCACCCCTCGAACTCCAGCTGAGAGTCGCTGACTCCCCATAGAGAATCGCCTCTGGAGAGGCAGAGATCGTCACTGCCGGAGGATAGAGGACCGTGACGGTCGCGGTGCCAGTGGCCCTCCCCCCCGGACCTGTGGCAGTGATGGTGTAGGTGGTGGTCTCCTCGGGTGCGACAACCCGGGAACCACTTAGCTCCACACTCCCAACACCCTGGTCAATGGTGCAGCTTTGGGCCTCCTCCGTGCTCCACGTGAGGGTCGCAGAGCCCCCACGGATGATGGTCTCTGGCTCTGCTCTGAACAAGACCTCCGGCGGTGAGATAGGACCCTCTTGACCACTGACCTCGATTGTGACCGAACCACCGGGCCTTCCCAAAAGGACAACCAGGAGATGATTGTCGGATTGCAGCCTGACCGGGGTCCTAAAGACAAGCTCATCACCGCCAAAGAAACCCCGAAGAGGAATGAATCCTCTGTTGAAAAGGACAAACCCCCTTTGAATCTCCTTGCCCGGAGTGCTCTTGGTGACCCCGAGGATCGCATCCCCAGGATCCTCCACACCAAACCCGTGACGGGACAAATGAAGATGCAACCGCCCTATCGTGAGCTCCTCTGGCCCAAATACGGCCCGGCCGTACCCATGCACCCGGGCGCCGATACCCAACAGCATCAGAACCAAAGCCACAAAATAGAGAGCTCTTCTCAGCACGGGCCTCCCCGAAAAATACCAAAAGACCTGCCAGACACGGCCTTTATAGCAGAGGGGCTCCTTTTGTGTCAAGAAAAAAGCACTGAGGAAATGGGGCTCGGAACAAAACCTCCATCTCGGCCGTCAAAAGACGACCCCTCCGGTAGCCGTTACACCGGCCCCGAGCACCGCCTCTTTCGTAGTGGTCTCGCCCGAAAAGGTCCCATACCGCAGCATCCACTGCCTCCTCAGCCAGGCTCTGAATGCCCGGGTTGATCGATACACTCTCGGGATCCTCACGTCCAGCCGTTCCGTGGCAGATCACCTCACCGGTCCTCTTCCTCGTAACCTCTCGTCGTGGTATCCTCTCCATGGGGTTGGGCTTCCTTTGTTCGTTCTTGTTGCCTGCCAGAGCTTATCCCATTCTGGCTAAGGCCCAACCCCTAAAACCGCCTTTACAGCAAGTCGCGGGCATTACCGCCGACAGAATAGTGGGGAGGATAATCCCATGAGATCGGCTTCGAAAGTTGATGTTATCTACGGAGATATGGAAAGAATCGTCTCTAAGGAGTACCTGTCCACAGCGATCTTTGACAGAATAAAAACCGCCTTGGATCCTTTTCCATACGAACTCGAGAAAGAACAGATTCCCTACATTGTCGTTATGCCGGGAAGCAAAGAGGAAATCAGCGAAATAGTCAAGTATGCAAATACCAGTAAGATTCCGCTTTTTCTCAGGGGGTCGGGAACTCATCTTGCAGGAGCAGCCAGACCGTATACGCATGGGATTTTCATCAATATGCATAGATTCAATAAGATGGAATTTCTGGAAGACTACGGCTTTTTCGAGTGTGGCTCCGGATGCATCTGCGCTCAAGTTCAAGAAGAATTGGAGAAGAGGGACTACTTTCTGCCGATGTCACCCGGAAGCCGTCTGAGCGCCACAATGGGAGGATTGATAGCAAACAACACCAGTACCCATATAATCGACACAAGTATCGGTAAGCCTGGTGATTATGTGTACGGACTCGAGGTGGTTCTCCCCAACGGAGAGATTATCGAGACCGGCACCATGGGACTCAGGAGGCCCGCCGGAACTGATCTGACAAAGTTCTTCCTGGGAGGAGACGGCCTGCTTGGAATAATAACGAAAATCAGGATGAGGCTTCTCCCTTCGGTTCAGAAGGCTTACGGTGTGGCGGTTTTTGATAATCTGGGATCTCTGGCCAAAGGGGTTCAGAGAATGTACAGAGAAAGGCGTCCCCCGCCGCTGTTCATGGAATTCATGGATCAAAAGAGCGCAACAATAGGCTACGAGATAAAGGAAATGAAACCGCCCGAAGGCCCTGTAGTCTTTTTCGTGTCTATAGGTAATACGGAGGAAGAGGCGTCGAATAAGACCCTTCAGATTCTCAGGTCCTTTCAGGCCGAAAGACCCATTGAAGCATCTGAAGTCGATGATCTGGATATGTGGGATAAGCTATGGTCGGCAGGAGAGGTCATAGGGTCGTTTCTCATGCAAAAAGACGGCAGTCAGATGTCTGTGGCCGAGGTTGTTTCGACTTTGAAAAACCTTCCTGAATGCATGGAAGAGGTCCAACATTTCAACCGGGGTCTGCCGATACTTGGTCAGTTGGAGCTGTATCTGTTTGGCCATATCGGCGCTTTGGCTCTGCATCCCGGCGTTCTTATTCCGAGGCAATGGGACAATGAGAAAAAGCGAAAGGCCATCAAGGAGAGGTTTCAAAGGGAGGCGGAACTGAACCTGAAATACGGGACGTGTGGAGGCGAGTGGGGGCAGTTTTCAAAAAGGACATCCTTCTTTATCCAGCGGTATGGAAGGGTGAGCTACGATTTGATAAAAGGGTTGAAGAACGTCTTCGATCCGAACAACATACTGAATCCGGGGGTCTTGGAGGGATACGGATAATTGATATGAGATAACAGAAGTACTTGGAAGATGTCCGATGCCTATTTGCCAGTTCGGAGGTATTGTCTATGGGGCGGGGTGGAATTGAGCGGGATTCCGAAGGTCTGTGTGGAGAGAGGTTCATGGAGGGTTTGAGGGAAGTCGTTCTCGATGCGGCGAGTAGGTGCAGGAGTTGCAACAGTTGCTTCACGGTTTGCCCTGTATTCGAGTCCACTAAGGGGTTCATGTCCCAGACGCCCTCGGGTATCATGCAATCCATCACATACGCGATAAAATGGAATCTTTTTGGGCCAGAGGAGAAAGAGACACTCAGGGATCTCCTCTACCTGTGTACCACATGCAACGCCTGCGTCTTGCGTTGCAAATCGAAATCCTCTGGGGTTCCGGTCCTGGATGCGATAGAAGCGGGGAGAAAAATACTGCGGGAAATGATGATCGGACCTCTGCCTGCACAACGAAAACCCATGAAAGATATCTATGGCCGTGGCAACCCATACGGTGAAGGGCCCGAAGGGAGACTCGATTGGCTCGGCGATCTGGAAGTCAAAAGGCTCCCCCGAGAGAAGGCGGCCGTTCTGTATTATGTGGGATGTACCACAGCCTATGAGCCCGACCTCCATATGCTGGGAAGAAGCCTCATCAGGCTTTTTCAATACTCGGGTATCGATTTCGGCGTCTTGGAAAGCGAGACCTGCTGTGGTGAACCCGCCCGGCGCATGGGCGATGAGGCATTATTCCAGGAGCTGGCAGAGCAGAATACCAACCGGTTCAGGGAAGCCGGTGTAAAGACCATCATAACCACCTCACCTCACTGTTTCAGTGTTTTTGCCAACGAGTACCCTTCTCTCAAAGGGGAATTCGAGACTCAACACTACACTCAATTCCTGGCCAGTCTTTTCGAGGAGAAGAAACCCACTTTCAAGAAGGAATTCCACCGTACCGTCGCCTACCATGATCCTTGCTATCTCGGCAAGCACAACCAGATCTTCGATCCGCCCCGTGAGCTTCTGGAGATGGTTCCGGGCGTCGAACTCGTTGAGATGAGGATGACAAGGGATGAGAGCCTGTGTTGCGGCGGTGGAGGAGCAAGAATGTTCGCAGAAGTGGAGGAGGAACGAAGGCTATCGGATATGCGCGTCGGCCAAGCCCTGGAGATGGGCGCAGACGTCTTGGCCACAGCCTGTCCGTGGTGCCATACCATGCTCCACACTTCGGTTCAGAATCTGGGCCTCATGGATAAGATAAAGGTCATGGATGTAGCCGAGATTCTCGACGAATCGCTGCGGTAACCCGTCGTTCCATACGCCAGCCCGGGGACTTGCCCGAAACCATTGACCGGAGATGCACGAAACCCCGGTCTGCAGTTTCTTGATTATCAAGGAGGACTATGGATATAATCTCTGGAACGTCCCTGTTTCTGGGAGGCAGGGCCGGCCGTGTGTGCCGGCCTCCAGGGGAACAGACAACTGGTAAGATCCGTGGAGGCACCATGGAGATCGAAGTCAAACTCTTTGCCAACTTTAGGGACTACCTCCCGGAAGGGAGCGACAGGTTCTCATGCACCATGAAACTCCAACCCTCGGAGCGGGTGGCCGACGTGATCGAAAGACTCGGGCTCCCGAAGGATCACCCCAAGGTCATCCTCATCAACGGCGTCCATGGGAAGGAAGACGATCGACTCAAGGAGGGCGACACCCTGAGTATATTTCCTCCCGTTGCAGGGGGATAGCCCTCTGCATTGAACAGGCAAGTCGGGGACGGCTTCTCTTGGCCCGTGGAATGAGGCCGGGGGGCTAGCCGAGTTCATCCATTTCCACCACCTCGGCCCCAGGTGGGACGGGGAGCCTGAAGAGTTCCTCCGGCAGGGGAACGTTGATCGTCACCTTCCGAAAATCGAGCCTGATAAGGCTGCCCGACCCGGAGGCTTCGATCTCGATCTCTCTCGGGAAGGCAACGGACCTGGTCTTTCTGAAACGCTTGAAGGAGATACGAATCTCCTGGCCCATGTGATCAATCTTGGAGACCTCTACTACACGGAGCGTCTTGGGGTGGATCCAGAAGGTCTGTGCCTCCCATTGAGGCGAGCGGGGAAAGTTCAGCCGAAAGAGTCCCCTCTCGTGAGCGTAAGCGATAGACCCTGCCTCCCGGTACGGAATCTCCCCGAAAAACATTGAGACGAGGGCCTCACTTTCCATCCTGAGCCCCATGAAGCGAGCCAACCCTCTTGAGACACTCCCTCGATAGAACCGGTTCTCAGCCAGAACCATGGCCTGGAAGCTTACCCCGTCTGTAGCAGCTATGAGAAGGGGCTGGTTCAGAAAATTCAAGGTTTCCAACCGCATGAACCCCGGCTTTGCGAGAGCGATAGCCTGGGTGGCGCTCATCCTCTTGCCCTGAAAGCTCATCTCCATCCTCGCAATTCCGCGAAGACTCCGGACTCTCCCATTTGTCAGGCGTACTTCCTCCAGACCAGGATGGGGTGGAACCGATGGCCGGAAAGATGGACGTTTGAGGAGAGAACAACTCGCGAGCAAAAGCAGGACGCCGGCAAGCGCCACTGGCCACGGGGAAACCTTCAAATAGATCCTTTCTGTTCTTTCTCCAGGGCCTTGATCTTTTCCTTCAGCTTTTTCAACTGGTCCGCCTTGGGGGAGAGCTGCAAAGCTCGCCTGTACGCTTCCAGGGCCTTGGTTTTTTCGTTGACCTTGAGATACCCATCGCCCAGATGTTCGTTGATTATGGGATCGTTCGGCGTCAGGCTCACCGCCCTTTCGAGTTCCTTGACGGCTCTCCGGTAATCCCCTTTCTGAAAGTAGACCCACCCGAGACTGTCCACTATATACCCGCTGTCGGGCTTAAGCTTCAGAGCCCGTCGAATCAAGTCCAGAGCCTCGTCCAGATTCATCTTCCTGTCGGCATATGTATATCCGAGGTAGTTGAGGGCCTCGGCATGGTTGGGGTCCTTCTGGATGACGGACCTCATCATTTCGATGGTCTTCTCCAGGTTCCCCTGCTTGTCATAGACGATACCCATCTGGAAGAAGATCTCGACATTCTCCGGATCAGAAGCGAGAGCTTCCTTCAGCACCTCCATGGCCTTGGAAAACTCTTCGGTCCTCTCATACAGGGTGGCCAGGTAGAGGCGAAGTCCCGTGTCGACGGGTTTCTCTCTGATCGCCTCCTCGACGGTCTTTACGGCCTGAGGCATCTCGTCTTGCTTTTGTAGAACATAGGCCATGCTCTTTCGAGCATCTACATAGAGGCTGGACTCAGGTGGTATCTTGGAGTACTCCTCAAGAGCTTCCTTGAATGCCTCCTTTTCGAGATAGGCCGACGCGAGGTAGTAGCGGATCCTGTGGTTGTTCGGCGTCGCGGCAAGCACGAATCGAAACTCGACAATCGCCTCGTCATACCGCTTCTGCTCAAAGTAGATTACCCCCAGCATGACCCGGATGTTCAGGTTTTCCCTGTCCCCTTTCTGAATCTCCTGGAACTGATGGATCGCCTCATCGAATCGTTTTTCGTTCATGTAGACCTGACCGAGGCCCGCCCTGGCTCTCCGGTTGTTCGGATCCACCTTCAGAGCCCTGTTGAAATACTCGATCGCCTTCTCAGGCCTCTTCGTGATCCTGTATAGGGTGGCCAGATCGTTGAGACCGGACACAAAAGAGGGATCGATTTCCAAGACCTTCAGATAGCTTTCCTCTGCCCGGTCGTACTCGCCCATCTCGGCGTAGACACGCCCCAGATAGTAGTACCCAAGGACCGAGTCGGGCTCGAGCTCGACAAACCTCTTGAGCAGATCGATCGCCTTGGTATACTCTTTCGCCGAATAGTAGAGGTCGCTCAAGTAACGGAAAGCGTGCGCATTTTTCGGATCGACCCTCAGGACCGTCTCGTACTGGC is a window encoding:
- a CDS encoding carboxypeptidase regulatory-like domain-containing protein, which produces MLRRALYFVALVLMLLGIGARVHGYGRAVFGPEELTIGRLHLHLSRHGFGVEDPGDAILGVTKSTPGKEIQRGFVLFNRGFIPLRGFFGGDELVFRTPVRLQSDNHLLVVLLGRPGGSVTIEVSGQEGPISPPEVLFRAEPETIIRGGSATLTWSTEEAQSCTIDQGVGSVELSGSRVVAPEETTTYTITATGPGGRATGTATVTVLYPPAVTISASPEAILYGESATLSWSSRGAEGCLIEPGLGPVGPSGRATVSPRRTTTYTITATGPGGTARDQASIFVAADVEPQPEGSFGKQYQDLIPPDATVGSYEPGRFSLITGLVRDSGGVPIEAVSVGILDHPEYGTALTDTRGRFSIPVEGGGVLTIIYQREGYLTLHRRVYVPCSEIAVSETVVMIGEDPVSTEISLDGNPDTVYIHESSEVTDEFGRRSCSLVFTGDNRAYETDTEGQVLGELTTITVRATEYPTPESMPARLPPSSAFTYCVELCVDGAERVRFEEPIVTWVDNFLGFDVGFRVPVGFYDRGRGVWVPGDDRNR
- a CDS encoding FAD-binding oxidoreductase, with the translated sequence MRSASKVDVIYGDMERIVSKEYLSTAIFDRIKTALDPFPYELEKEQIPYIVVMPGSKEEISEIVKYANTSKIPLFLRGSGTHLAGAARPYTHGIFINMHRFNKMEFLEDYGFFECGSGCICAQVQEELEKRDYFLPMSPGSRLSATMGGLIANNTSTHIIDTSIGKPGDYVYGLEVVLPNGEIIETGTMGLRRPAGTDLTKFFLGGDGLLGIITKIRMRLLPSVQKAYGVAVFDNLGSLAKGVQRMYRERRPPPLFMEFMDQKSATIGYEIKEMKPPEGPVVFFVSIGNTEEEASNKTLQILRSFQAERPIEASEVDDLDMWDKLWSAGEVIGSFLMQKDGSQMSVAEVVSTLKNLPECMEEVQHFNRGLPILGQLELYLFGHIGALALHPGVLIPRQWDNEKKRKAIKERFQREAELNLKYGTCGGEWGQFSKRTSFFIQRYGRVSYDLIKGLKNVFDPNNILNPGVLEGYG
- a CDS encoding (Fe-S)-binding protein, whose product is MEGLREVVLDAASRCRSCNSCFTVCPVFESTKGFMSQTPSGIMQSITYAIKWNLFGPEEKETLRDLLYLCTTCNACVLRCKSKSSGVPVLDAIEAGRKILREMMIGPLPAQRKPMKDIYGRGNPYGEGPEGRLDWLGDLEVKRLPREKAAVLYYVGCTTAYEPDLHMLGRSLIRLFQYSGIDFGVLESETCCGEPARRMGDEALFQELAEQNTNRFREAGVKTIITTSPHCFSVFANEYPSLKGEFETQHYTQFLASLFEEKKPTFKKEFHRTVAYHDPCYLGKHNQIFDPPRELLEMVPGVELVEMRMTRDESLCCGGGGARMFAEVEEERRLSDMRVGQALEMGADVLATACPWCHTMLHTSVQNLGLMDKIKVMDVAEILDESLR
- a CDS encoding MoaD/ThiS family protein, translated to MDIISGTSLFLGGRAGRVCRPPGEQTTGKIRGGTMEIEVKLFANFRDYLPEGSDRFSCTMKLQPSERVADVIERLGLPKDHPKVILINGVHGKEDDRLKEGDTLSIFPPVAGG
- a CDS encoding DUF4292 domain-containing protein, whose translation is MSFQGKRMSATQAIALAKPGFMRLETLNFLNQPLLIAATDGVSFQAMVLAENRFYRGSVSRGLARFMGLRMESEALVSMFFGEIPYREAGSIAYAHERGLFRLNFPRSPQWEAQTFWIHPKTLRVVEVSKIDHMGQEIRISFKRFRKTRSVAFPREIEIEASGSGSLIRLDFRKVTINVPLPEELFRLPVPPGAEVVEMDELG
- a CDS encoding tetratricopeptide repeat protein, coding for MAAQIKQSKGLLDEAIEEYRKAIALDPQSIRLKLELSRLYIGKGWMDKAAQQCEEALALEPDNTDVLLTLGGIYSAQKKTEQAIRQYETVLRVDPKNAHAFRYLSDLYYSAKEYTKAIDLLKRFVELEPDSVLGYYYLGRVYAEMGEYDRAEESYLKVLEIDPSFVSGLNDLATLYRITKRPEKAIEYFNRALKVDPNNRRARAGLGQVYMNEKRFDEAIHQFQEIQKGDRENLNIRVMLGVIYFEQKRYDEAIVEFRFVLAATPNNHRIRYYLASAYLEKEAFKEALEEYSKIPPESSLYVDARKSMAYVLQKQDEMPQAVKTVEEAIREKPVDTGLRLYLATLYERTEEFSKAMEVLKEALASDPENVEIFFQMGIVYDKQGNLEKTIEMMRSVIQKDPNHAEALNYLGYTYADRKMNLDEALDLIRRALKLKPDSGYIVDSLGWVYFQKGDYRRAVKELERAVSLTPNDPIINEHLGDGYLKVNEKTKALEAYRRALQLSPKADQLKKLKEKIKALEKEQKGSI